One window from the genome of Motilibacter peucedani encodes:
- a CDS encoding sugar kinase, whose protein sequence is MAAYDLVTLGESMVQLTPVPLGPLAAASTATVSVAGAESTVASYAARLGWRTAWVSAVGDDPLGERVLHEVAEAGVDVSHVVRDPVSRTGVYFKDPQPGGTRVWYYRAGSAASHLGPALADSLPGARVLHLSGITAALSSSCHELVRRLLEDRPCTGTVSFDVNVRPALWRGRDAAAPLLRLSRAADVCFVGLDEAAALWGATTPDDVRDLLPQPQRLVVKDAAVGATAYVRGEPPVHVPALPVEVVEPVGAGDAFAAGYLHGLLLGLPEQETLVIGHRLAAASLGVVGDVGAVPDYLPRPGTTEGQRT, encoded by the coding sequence GTGGCCGCCTACGACCTCGTCACGCTCGGCGAGTCGATGGTGCAGCTGACGCCCGTCCCGCTCGGTCCGCTGGCCGCCGCGTCCACAGCGACCGTGTCCGTCGCGGGCGCCGAGTCGACGGTGGCCTCCTACGCGGCGCGCCTCGGCTGGCGCACGGCGTGGGTCAGCGCGGTGGGCGACGACCCGCTGGGCGAGCGGGTGCTGCACGAGGTCGCAGAGGCGGGCGTCGACGTCTCCCACGTGGTGCGCGACCCGGTGTCGCGGACCGGCGTCTACTTCAAGGACCCGCAGCCCGGCGGCACGCGCGTCTGGTACTACCGCGCCGGCTCTGCTGCCTCGCACCTCGGTCCCGCGCTGGCCGACTCGCTGCCCGGCGCGCGGGTCCTGCACCTCAGCGGCATCACGGCAGCCCTGTCCTCGTCGTGCCACGAGCTGGTGCGCCGGCTGCTCGAGGACCGGCCGTGCACCGGCACGGTCAGCTTCGACGTCAACGTGCGACCCGCGCTGTGGCGGGGCCGCGACGCTGCAGCCCCGCTGCTGCGCCTCTCGCGCGCGGCCGACGTGTGCTTCGTCGGCCTCGACGAGGCCGCTGCGCTGTGGGGCGCGACGACCCCGGACGACGTGCGCGACCTCCTGCCCCAGCCGCAGCGGCTGGTCGTCAAGGACGCAGCGGTCGGCGCCACCGCGTACGTCCGTGGCGAGCCGCCCGTGCACGTGCCGGCCCTGCCGGTCGAGGTCGTCGAGCCGGTGGGGGCGGGCGACGCGTTCGCCGCCGGATACCTGCACGGACTGCTGCTCGGCCTGCCGGAGCAGGAGACGCTGGTCATCGGGCACCGGCTCGCCGCCGCGTCGCTCGGGGTCGTCGGCGACGTGGGCGCCGTGCCGGACTACCTGCCGAGACCCGGAACCACGGAGGGGCAGCGCACATGA
- a CDS encoding bifunctional 4-hydroxy-2-oxoglutarate aldolase/2-dehydro-3-deoxy-phosphogluconate aldolase produces the protein MSDFGDVLGDGRLVAILRGVPRDTALEIADRVWSAGAGVVEVPVQDAAALDVLAALAHEARARGAVVGAGTVVSTELVERAVAAGAAFTVAPGFDPEVAAASARAGLPHLPGVATASEVQAAGRAGCAWLKAFPAGSLGASWFKELRGPFPDARFAATGGVTAANLRGFLDAGARAVGIGSAVSTPEGLAEVLAALDV, from the coding sequence ATGAGCGACTTCGGGGACGTCCTCGGCGACGGACGGCTCGTCGCGATCCTGCGCGGGGTGCCGCGGGACACGGCGCTCGAGATCGCCGACCGGGTGTGGTCGGCAGGTGCGGGCGTCGTCGAGGTGCCTGTGCAGGACGCCGCGGCCCTCGACGTGCTGGCCGCGCTCGCGCACGAGGCCAGGGCCCGCGGGGCGGTCGTCGGCGCCGGCACCGTCGTCTCGACCGAGCTGGTCGAGCGGGCGGTGGCCGCGGGCGCTGCGTTCACGGTGGCGCCGGGGTTCGACCCCGAGGTCGCCGCCGCGAGCGCCCGCGCCGGCCTCCCCCACCTGCCGGGCGTGGCCACCGCGTCCGAGGTGCAAGCGGCGGGCCGGGCCGGCTGTGCGTGGCTCAAGGCGTTCCCGGCCGGCAGCCTCGGCGCGTCGTGGTTCAAGGAGCTGCGCGGCCCGTTCCCCGACGCCCGCTTCGCCGCCACCGGCGGCGTGACGGCCGCGAACCTGCGAGGCTTCCTCGACGCCGGGGCCCGAGCCGTCGGCATCGGCAGCGCGGTCTCGACGCCGGAGGGGTTGGCCGAGGTGCTGGCGGCGCTGGACGTCTGA
- a CDS encoding DUF6343 family protein: MTRAVARRESSGAEPSAARSALVLRAVLAAFGALVCGGFSGLALVGAAGHDDRRGLLVFGLGTAVLALVALVDIVVLVRRIRQERRPWT, translated from the coding sequence GTGACCCGAGCCGTGGCCCGCAGGGAGAGCTCCGGGGCCGAGCCGTCGGCCGCCCGCAGCGCGCTGGTGCTGCGCGCGGTGCTGGCGGCGTTCGGCGCGCTGGTCTGCGGCGGCTTCTCCGGTCTCGCGCTCGTTGGCGCCGCCGGCCACGACGACCGCCGTGGGCTGCTCGTCTTCGGGCTCGGCACCGCCGTGCTGGCGCTCGTCGCGCTGGTCGACATCGTGGTGCTCGTCCGTCGCATCCGGCAGGAGCGGCGACCCTGGACCTGA
- a CDS encoding TY-Chap domain-containing protein, translating into MTTTQVSERSWEAVRERLAAALSALPDRGIVVLGEPVTYAPARGLLRRRPTPLPSRYVQVLRTGELLSGEVVGAASFGGDWDLTPAQDLAVRELGWYAPGEVPDTPAGYPNYRHDVPLADSDRLAAMAVAALEVLELSPDGPLELRQEA; encoded by the coding sequence GTGACCACGACGCAGGTCTCGGAGCGGTCCTGGGAGGCCGTGCGGGAGCGGCTCGCTGCAGCACTGTCCGCGCTGCCCGACCGCGGGATCGTCGTACTGGGCGAGCCGGTCACCTACGCCCCGGCCCGCGGGCTCCTGCGCCGCAGGCCGACCCCGCTGCCGAGCCGCTACGTGCAGGTGCTGCGCACGGGGGAGCTCCTGTCCGGCGAGGTCGTCGGGGCCGCGTCGTTCGGCGGTGACTGGGACCTGACGCCGGCCCAGGACCTGGCGGTGCGCGAGCTCGGCTGGTACGCGCCCGGCGAGGTTCCTGACACCCCGGCGGGCTACCCGAACTACCGCCACGACGTGCCGCTGGCCGACTCCGACAGGCTGGCCGCCATGGCCGTCGCCGCGCTCGAGGTGCTGGAGCTCTCGCCCGACGGACCGCTCGAGCTGCGCCAGGAGGCGTGA
- a CDS encoding WXG100 family type VII secretion target yields MGDAYTIDTAAMTGVAGDLSGTSATLEGEVAALAVAPDAGSSSSEVSGAFAALSSALQGLAQSVQELSSGVTQAVGTYASADSGVSGGFSGMQVGP; encoded by the coding sequence GTGGGAGACGCCTACACGATCGACACCGCGGCGATGACCGGCGTGGCCGGTGACCTGTCGGGCACCTCAGCCACGCTCGAGGGCGAGGTCGCCGCCCTCGCGGTGGCGCCCGACGCCGGCAGCTCGAGCAGCGAGGTGTCCGGCGCCTTCGCCGCTCTGTCCTCCGCTCTGCAGGGCCTCGCCCAGTCGGTGCAGGAGCTGTCCTCGGGCGTCACGCAGGCCGTCGGCACCTACGCGAGCGCCGACAGCGGCGTGTCCGGCGGGTTCTCGGGGATGCAGGTGGGTCCGTGA
- a CDS encoding WXG100 family type VII secretion target: MIELQVHGDPGACRAAAQAARTVASVVDDAVTALKQADSTSTTAWQGDAADAFRAALGDSRTGLDELTERILPAARALETFAGELDSVKAEFSAIRTRAAGAGLDVSGDGVHPPTEPGEAADDAAVTAYNAEVDVYNEAFDRAEAARGTERTAHEALETAMQASDGDGWVENLVQKLGFLPPDSSDPWDRTSWVFGRGAWGFGAASSWMLKGRLQVFQPRVNGRFGPMGTSLSPWERFRASFDSTSWHAKAGQAATRDAWGAGAKWVGRAGVVVTAATAGWDQWQKDADDPSLDTGERVDRTVTKAGLTAGGAWGGGLVGAEIGGAIGTAIFPGVGTVVGGLVGGLAGGFVGSSAGAWVGDQINDMTDGIGHAAADLGEGAVDVAKDVGDAITFWD, encoded by the coding sequence GTGATCGAGCTGCAGGTCCACGGCGATCCCGGCGCGTGCCGGGCGGCGGCGCAGGCGGCCCGCACCGTCGCCTCCGTCGTCGACGACGCGGTCACCGCGCTCAAGCAGGCCGACTCCACGAGCACCACGGCGTGGCAGGGCGACGCCGCCGACGCCTTCCGCGCCGCACTGGGCGACAGCCGTACCGGGCTCGACGAGCTCACCGAGCGCATCCTGCCCGCCGCTCGTGCGTTGGAGACCTTCGCCGGCGAGCTCGACTCGGTGAAGGCGGAGTTCTCCGCGATCCGGACGCGTGCCGCCGGTGCCGGGCTCGACGTGTCCGGCGACGGCGTGCACCCGCCGACCGAGCCGGGGGAGGCGGCCGACGACGCGGCGGTCACCGCCTACAACGCCGAGGTCGACGTCTACAACGAGGCCTTCGACCGGGCGGAGGCGGCGCGGGGCACGGAGCGCACCGCTCACGAGGCGCTCGAGACGGCCATGCAGGCCTCGGACGGCGACGGGTGGGTGGAGAACCTCGTCCAGAAGCTGGGCTTCCTGCCGCCGGACAGCTCGGACCCCTGGGACCGCACGTCGTGGGTGTTCGGCCGCGGCGCGTGGGGCTTCGGCGCCGCGAGCAGCTGGATGCTCAAGGGGCGCCTGCAGGTCTTCCAGCCGCGGGTCAACGGGCGGTTCGGTCCGATGGGGACGAGCCTGAGCCCGTGGGAGCGCTTCCGGGCGTCCTTCGACAGCACCAGCTGGCACGCGAAGGCCGGCCAGGCAGCCACGCGGGACGCGTGGGGCGCCGGCGCGAAGTGGGTCGGGCGGGCCGGTGTGGTGGTCACGGCCGCGACGGCCGGGTGGGACCAGTGGCAGAAGGACGCCGACGACCCGTCGCTCGACACCGGCGAGCGCGTCGACCGCACCGTGACCAAGGCCGGGCTCACCGCCGGCGGCGCATGGGGAGGCGGCCTGGTCGGAGCCGAGATCGGCGGCGCCATCGGCACCGCGATCTTCCCCGGCGTCGGTACCGTCGTCGGTGGCCTGGTCGGCGGTCTCGCCGGCGGCTTCGTGGGCTCCAGCGCCGGCGCCTGGGTCGGCGACCAGATCAACGACATGACCGACGGCATCGGGCACGCGGCCGCCGATCTCGGCGAGGGCGCGGTGGACGTGGCCAAGGACGTCGGCGACGCGATCACCTTCTGGGACTGA
- a CDS encoding nucleoside deaminase, producing the protein MRPETRWEPAMRAALEEALGALPAADVPVGAVVLDETGTPVSRAHNEREATGDPTAHAEVLALRRAAAVRGEWRLAGCTLVVTLEPCAMCAGAVTLSRVERVVFGAWDPKAGAAGSLWDLLRDRRLNSRPEVVGGVLERETGELLRAFFEGHRGPTAVEG; encoded by the coding sequence ATGAGGCCGGAGACCCGCTGGGAGCCCGCGATGCGCGCCGCGCTCGAGGAGGCGCTCGGCGCGCTGCCCGCCGCAGACGTACCCGTCGGAGCCGTGGTGCTCGACGAGACCGGTACGCCGGTGAGCCGCGCGCACAACGAGCGCGAGGCGACGGGGGACCCGACCGCGCACGCGGAGGTGCTGGCGCTGCGCCGTGCCGCCGCCGTGCGGGGGGAGTGGCGGCTGGCCGGCTGCACGCTCGTCGTGACGCTCGAGCCGTGCGCGATGTGCGCGGGCGCGGTCACGCTCTCGCGCGTCGAGCGGGTCGTCTTCGGCGCGTGGGACCCGAAGGCCGGTGCGGCGGGCTCGCTGTGGGACCTGCTGCGCGACCGGCGGCTGAACTCCCGGCCCGAGGTCGTCGGCGGCGTCCTCGAGCGCGAGACCGGCGAGCTGCTCCGCGCGTTCTTCGAGGGTCACCGGGGCCCGACGGCCGTCGAGGGCTGA
- a CDS encoding family 43 glycosylhydrolase: MRIPAAARAALLGAVALVAASLLAPPAGAASTDSAGPAAQAERPADPVAHDPTMVKEGDWYYVVITGDAGTHTYLPVKRSKDLVHWTELGPVFDALPAWIPQTLGTTPADAWAPELVRAGGEWRLYYAASQFGTNNSVIALATTPTLDPDSPDHRWTDRGLVLRSHPGVDDYNAIDPDVLQVDAQTQLLSFGSFWSGIHARYLDPATGKPAGDGDFPLASRAGGPVEGPSIVRHGGYYYLFVAFDFCCRGVDSDYRVVVGRATSPTGPYVDRAGVPMLQGGGTEVLRGYNEFVGTGGADVWPAGGTDWFVNHYYDATDAGTPRLNVRQLRWSDGWPSLDDPVNPSREVGHGAAYVSIVARSAGGVAEDVGCGYEGADIALAAATGSPCQQWQVERKGSGARILNRSSNKVAEVAGCDNTDGGDVAQWGWLANDCQRWRPATSTDGWSTIASVLPGARVIDDAGCAAGAATGDLRISTARGDACQQFRFQPVGRVLLADVAGTAALGIPDCTSASPASGSPRLQARSTDACQEWSFSSAGGATYTVTNVATGLQLSTSRCTSSFPDRGKLRVVASDASHPECRRWTLAPADDGSWTLTDAGTSVAQHLSLRLP; this comes from the coding sequence GTGAGGATCCCCGCTGCCGCGCGTGCCGCCCTGCTGGGCGCGGTCGCCCTCGTCGCCGCCTCGCTCCTGGCCCCGCCAGCCGGGGCGGCGAGCACCGACTCAGCCGGGCCGGCTGCGCAGGCCGAGCGGCCCGCCGACCCCGTCGCGCACGACCCGACGATGGTCAAGGAGGGCGACTGGTACTACGTGGTGATCACCGGCGACGCCGGCACGCACACCTACTTACCGGTCAAGCGGTCGAAGGACCTGGTGCACTGGACCGAGCTCGGCCCGGTGTTCGACGCGCTCCCCGCCTGGATCCCGCAGACGCTCGGGACCACGCCCGCCGACGCGTGGGCGCCCGAGCTGGTCCGTGCCGGAGGCGAGTGGCGGCTCTACTACGCGGCCTCGCAGTTCGGCACGAACAACTCGGTGATCGCGCTCGCGACGACGCCGACGCTCGACCCGGACAGCCCCGACCACCGGTGGACCGACCGCGGGCTCGTGCTCCGGTCGCACCCCGGCGTGGACGACTACAACGCCATCGACCCCGACGTGCTGCAGGTCGACGCACAGACGCAGCTGCTGTCCTTCGGCTCGTTCTGGTCGGGCATCCACGCGCGCTACCTCGACCCGGCCACGGGAAAACCCGCCGGGGACGGCGACTTCCCGCTCGCGTCCCGCGCCGGCGGACCGGTCGAGGGGCCGTCGATCGTGCGGCACGGCGGCTACTACTACCTGTTCGTCGCCTTCGACTTCTGCTGCCGGGGCGTGGACAGCGACTACCGCGTGGTGGTCGGCCGCGCCACCTCGCCCACCGGCCCCTACGTCGACCGCGCCGGCGTGCCCATGCTGCAGGGCGGGGGCACCGAGGTCCTGCGCGGCTACAACGAGTTCGTCGGCACGGGGGGCGCGGACGTCTGGCCCGCCGGGGGCACCGACTGGTTCGTCAACCACTACTACGACGCGACCGACGCCGGCACCCCGCGGCTGAACGTGCGCCAGCTCCGCTGGTCCGACGGCTGGCCGTCGCTGGACGACCCGGTGAACCCGAGCCGCGAGGTCGGGCACGGCGCCGCCTACGTGTCGATCGTCGCCCGCAGCGCCGGCGGGGTCGCCGAGGACGTCGGTTGCGGCTACGAGGGCGCCGACATCGCGCTCGCGGCGGCGACCGGCTCGCCGTGCCAGCAGTGGCAGGTGGAGCGGAAGGGCAGCGGGGCGCGGATCCTCAACCGCTCCAGCAACAAGGTGGCCGAGGTGGCCGGGTGCGACAACACCGACGGCGGCGACGTCGCGCAGTGGGGCTGGCTCGCCAACGACTGCCAGCGGTGGCGCCCCGCCACGTCGACCGACGGGTGGTCGACCATCGCCAGCGTCCTGCCCGGCGCGCGCGTGATCGACGACGCCGGCTGCGCAGCGGGGGCCGCCACGGGCGACCTGCGGATCTCCACGGCCCGTGGTGACGCCTGCCAGCAGTTCCGCTTCCAGCCGGTCGGCCGCGTGCTGCTCGCGGACGTCGCCGGGACCGCTGCGCTGGGCATTCCGGACTGCACGAGCGCGTCGCCGGCCAGCGGGTCGCCGCGCCTGCAGGCGCGGTCGACGGACGCCTGCCAGGAGTGGAGCTTCTCCTCCGCCGGCGGAGCGACCTACACGGTCACCAACGTCGCGACCGGCCTGCAGCTGTCGACCTCGCGCTGCACCAGCAGCTTCCCGGATCGCGGGAAGCTGCGCGTCGTGGCGAGCGACGCGTCGCACCCGGAGTGCCGCCGGTGGACCCTGGCGCCCGCGGACGACGGCTCGTGGACGCTGACCGACGCGGGTACGTCTGTCGCCCAGCACCTCTCGCTGCGCCTGCCCTGA
- a CDS encoding tRNA adenosine deaminase-associated protein, with protein MAYFAALLSRDGGPWRPREVDVEGHDDVDALAQAMRRAAKGDALALLLLEHEDEWFAVVRAEDADDPQVFVSSAAGAAASPYAAALGYDPELAEDEEDDPAGDTEILADLGTEPDELLRLAGDDGPDVSEAVTALAEKAGFGELLDDMR; from the coding sequence GTGGCCTACTTCGCGGCCCTGCTGTCGCGCGACGGCGGCCCGTGGCGCCCGCGCGAGGTCGACGTGGAGGGCCACGACGACGTCGACGCGCTCGCCCAGGCCATGCGGCGCGCCGCGAAGGGCGACGCCCTGGCGCTGCTGCTGCTCGAGCACGAGGACGAGTGGTTCGCCGTCGTCCGGGCCGAGGACGCCGACGACCCGCAGGTCTTCGTGTCGTCGGCCGCCGGTGCCGCAGCCTCGCCCTACGCGGCCGCCCTCGGCTACGACCCGGAGCTCGCCGAGGACGAGGAGGACGACCCGGCCGGCGACACCGAGATCCTCGCCGACCTCGGCACCGAGCCCGACGAGCTGCTGCGCCTGGCAGGCGACGACGGACCCGACGTGTCGGAGGCCGTGACGGCGCTGGCCGAGAAGGCCGGATTCGGCGAGCTGCTCGACGACATGCGCTGA
- a CDS encoding tRNA adenosine deaminase-associated protein, which translates to MPRTQTTADGRDAAWDDDAGEGDFAVAAYREDGVWHVSRLAGNAHDDLSALVRALQQRPPESAPLAFVGVDDDFYVAARLVGRDVRLLLSDVTAASEWPLAREVLDTLGEELPDDDEPRPVGDLGMFADLGLPRRVVEGMCDDDELYPDEACVELADRLGFGPQLEFALRRLAAR; encoded by the coding sequence ATGCCGCGCACGCAGACGACGGCCGACGGCCGCGACGCCGCCTGGGACGACGACGCCGGCGAGGGCGACTTCGCCGTCGCCGCCTACCGCGAGGACGGCGTCTGGCACGTGAGCCGGCTGGCCGGCAACGCCCACGACGACCTCTCCGCCCTGGTGCGCGCGTTGCAGCAGCGGCCCCCGGAGTCGGCGCCGCTGGCGTTCGTCGGCGTGGACGACGACTTCTACGTCGCGGCGCGCCTGGTGGGCCGCGACGTGCGCCTCTTGCTCTCCGACGTGACAGCGGCGAGCGAGTGGCCGCTGGCCCGCGAGGTGCTCGACACGCTCGGCGAGGAGCTGCCCGACGACGACGAGCCGCGGCCCGTCGGCGACCTCGGGATGTTCGCCGACCTCGGGCTCCCGCGCCGCGTGGTCGAGGGGATGTGCGACGACGACGAGCTCTACCCCGACGAGGCGTGCGTGGAGCTGGCCGACCGGCTGGGCTTCGGCCCGCAGCTCGAGTTCGCGCTGCGCCGGCTCGCCGCGCGCTGA
- the upp gene encoding uracil phosphoribosyltransferase → MRTHVVDHPLVAHKLTVLRDVRTDSPTFRRLADELVTLLAYEATRDVRVEPMEITTPVSPMTGTRLSTPKPLVVPILRAGLGMLDGMTRLVPTAEVGFLGMVRDEGTLLASTYATRLPEDLAGRQCYVLDPMLATGGTLVAAVRLLAERGAGPVTCISLLAAPEGIAHMEQGLADASVEVTVVVAAVDDRLNELGYIVPGLGDAGDRLYGVA, encoded by the coding sequence ATGCGTACCCACGTCGTCGACCACCCCCTCGTGGCGCACAAGCTCACGGTGCTCCGTGACGTGCGCACCGACTCCCCCACGTTCCGCAGGCTGGCCGACGAGCTCGTGACGCTGCTGGCCTACGAGGCGACGCGCGACGTGCGGGTCGAGCCGATGGAGATCACGACGCCGGTCTCGCCGATGACCGGCACCCGGCTCTCGACCCCGAAGCCGCTGGTCGTGCCGATCCTGCGGGCGGGACTCGGGATGCTCGACGGCATGACCCGCCTGGTCCCCACCGCCGAGGTCGGCTTCCTCGGCATGGTCAGGGACGAGGGGACGCTGCTCGCCTCGACCTACGCGACCCGGCTGCCCGAGGACCTCGCCGGGCGCCAGTGCTACGTGCTCGACCCGATGCTCGCCACCGGCGGCACGCTGGTCGCGGCCGTGCGCCTGCTCGCCGAGCGCGGCGCCGGCCCGGTCACCTGCATCTCGCTGCTGGCAGCTCCCGAGGGCATCGCGCACATGGAGCAGGGGCTCGCCGACGCCTCCGTCGAGGTCACGGTGGTCGTGGCCGCGGTGGACGATCGGCTCAACGAGCTCGGCTACATCGTCCCCGGGCTCGGCGACGCCGGCGACCGTCTCTACGGCGTCGCGTGA
- a CDS encoding SRPBCC family protein: MSTEMATIRVERVINASREQVWSVLADGWAYANWVVGASAIRDVEAGWPAVGAQIHHSVGAWPVLLSDSTSVLECEPQTSLTMQARGWPLGEATISLTLEPLDGRTRVTMTEDATRGPGRFVPRPLRQAAIVPRNRESLRRLSLIAENRAPRD, from the coding sequence ATGAGCACCGAGATGGCGACCATCCGCGTTGAGCGGGTCATCAACGCCTCCCGAGAGCAGGTCTGGTCGGTGCTGGCCGACGGGTGGGCCTACGCCAACTGGGTCGTGGGCGCCTCGGCGATCCGCGACGTCGAGGCCGGCTGGCCCGCCGTCGGCGCGCAGATCCACCACAGCGTCGGCGCGTGGCCCGTGCTGCTCTCGGACTCGACCTCCGTGCTCGAGTGCGAGCCGCAGACGTCGCTGACCATGCAGGCGCGCGGCTGGCCGCTCGGAGAAGCGACCATCTCGCTGACCCTCGAGCCTCTCGACGGCCGCACCAGGGTCACGATGACCGAGGACGCGACGCGCGGGCCGGGCCGCTTCGTACCCCGCCCTCTGCGCCAGGCCGCGATCGTCCCCCGCAACCGCGAGAGCCTGCGCCGCCTCTCGCTCATCGCCGAGAACCGCGCGCCGCGGGACTGA